Within the Nitrospira sp. genome, the region CTCCGGCAGTGTGTGGAAGTCGAGCACACGACCTCGACACGTGGGCTCCCCGCAGAGACATACCATGGTCCAGTGCCCGTCGGCCATGCTCGTCGAATAGTCGTAACAGATCTCCTCGTGAGGCCGAATGGGCCCGAGCGCGATCAAATGAAAGTCGTTTACGATCCCGGCGTTCGGAGCACAGGAATGGTTGACGAGCGAGCCGGGCTGGGTCAGATGCACGTACAAATCCGGCCTGATCTGCAACGCATCGCCTTCGCGCTCGCCCAATTGAATCGTGCCCTGGAAGTCAATCAGTGGCCCGGAGAAGGTCAGAATTTCGTCGCCGCGTCGAATGGTCCGAGCTGCGTACACACCAAAACCCTTGACGCCCTTGGCGACATACAATCCATCGTCTGTGGTCATCGATATGCTTCCAGGGTGAGTGGCAGGAGTTGCAGTATATCACAAGCCTGAATACTTAGGAGTGTTTTCGCAGTCATGGGCCGCTCCCCGACCCCGAGACTGTATCCTCACCTCCAGCCCGATCGAACGGACCTATCAACCGATGACCAAGAGCACGGCAGAAATCGGCGCTCAGCTCGGCTGGATCGGCACGGGTGTCATGGGCACCTCGATGTGCAGTCACCTGATCGCACAGGGGCATCGGGTGATGATCCACAGTCGAACGAAAGAGAAAGCCCGCCCCTTACTGGACCGGGGAGCCGCCTGGGCGAACGACCCGGCCGAAGTCGTCGATCAATGCCACATCGTGTTCACCATGCTGGGGTTTCCCGAGGACGTACGGGCGGTGTACTTCGGCGAGCAGGGTGTCCTGCGAGCCGTCCGGAAAGGTGCGATACTCGTGGACATGACCACCACGAGCCCTCGCCTAGCCCAGGAAATCGCGCATGCAGCTCGAACCAAAGAGGCCGTGGCGCTGGATGCCCCGGTCTCCGGAGGCGACATCGGCGCCAAGCGAGCGACCTTGTCGATCATGGTTGGGGGCGAGGCTGACGCATTCGGTGCCGTCATGCCGTTGCTCAAGGCTATGGGCTCCCGCATTATTCACCAGGGGGGGCCTGGCGCCGGACAACACACGAAGCTCTGCAACCAGATCGTCATTGCATCCACAATGGTGGGGGTCTGTGAAGGCCTGCTGTATGGGGCTCGCGCCGGCCTCGACCTTGTCCAGATGCTGGAGTCGATTCGAGGTGGTGCCGCCGCCTGCTGGACGCTCGAGCACCTTGCTCCGCGAATTCTGGAAAGAAATTTCGATCCCGGCTTCTTCGTCGACCACTTCGTAAAAGACATGGGGCTCGTGCTCGAGGAAACCGCGCGATCTGACCTGCAACTACCAGGGCTGGCACTTGTGCACCACCTATATCAGTTCGTCCAACGCTTGGGTCACGGGCGAAAAGGCACTCATGCCCTGATGCTGGCCCTGGAGCAGCTGTCCGACCACCCACCCCACCGCCTCGATTCTTGATCGCTCGTCGAGACGCACTCCGGGCACCCGGCAGGGACGAGTCGCTCACGGTGCAAAGGTTGGCGCAGCCGTAGCTCGATGGTGATCTCGCGGTCAGTCGGTCCGAAGGCGATACCCGACCCCTACTTCTGTCACGAAATAGCGCGGATTTGCCGGGTTCTCCTCCAACTTGTTGCGCAATTGTCGCATGTATATCCGCAGGTAGTGGGTTTCGTCGACGTGGAGCGGACCCCACACTTCCTTCAGCAGTTGCCGATGGGTCATCACTCTTCCCGCATAGCGGATCAACGTGGTCAGCAGCTTGTACTCGATCGGAGTGAGATGCACTTCACGGCCCTTGACGAGCACCTGCCGGCGTCCGAGATCGACACGAATTTCGCCCATCGTCGCCACCGAATCGGCCGGCTCATCGGCTCGTCCCGCGTGATGGCGAAGGGCGGTCCTCATGCGAGCCAACAGTTCCTGGGTGCCGAACGGCTTGGTGACGTAATCGTCCGCGCCCAGATTCAGCGCCGACACTTTCATCTGTTCCTGGTCTCGCGCCGAAAGAACGATGATAGGAATGGCCGTCCACTCTCGTACCTCTCGAATCACCTCGATTCCATCCATATCCGGGAGACCCAAATCAAGCAGGATCAGATCGGGATTCCTGGCCCGAGCCTCGGTCAGGCCGTCCCGGCCGGTCGTCGCCTCGACCAGATGAAACCCCTGCGACTGTAAGCAATGCCGCGCGCATCTCTCACCGGTGCTGTTCGCCGTCTAGATAATGCCGGATCGCGAGGAGTTCGCTTGGTCGGCTGTTAGTGGATCGTGGGGTTGGTATATGGCTGCTCTCTGCCCATGAAGGTCCTCACGGCGAATCGAGCGTCCAGATCAGCCCGAAAATCAGCATCTGTTGGGCTGGGGTGAGCCCGACGACACCAGGCGCGATCTCATTGCCTTTGAAGAATCCCCCACCCGCCCCCGTGGACTCGTCGTAGCGATACTCGAGCCGAAGCATCGTATGGGTCCATCGATAGGGCAGCTTGTATTCCACGGTGGTGGTGATTGCGCGGATAAACTGCTCAAACCCCGTCATAGTGCCGTTTCGATCCCAGTACAGCTCAGGCCGAACCGCCACGGTCCACGGTCCCGTCACATGCCAGCGCATCGGAAGCGACGCCCCCATATAGAACGTCCGAGGTTGCCCGGGCGCGTCCGCCGTCCTCTGGGTCCCGATCTGATACTCTGCCGCAAGCGTCAAGTCCTGCCCCTTCCACTCAAGAATGGTGTCCGAGAAGACGCGCCAGAACTCCAAGGCGGTGTTCGATTGATCAGGTCCGTAGTAGAGCGTCTCCTTGACTGTCCAAGACGAACCCGGCTTGTACGTCACTTGCGCTCCGTAACTTGGCAGGTTGTTGGCGTTCTGTAGATGAAAGTATTCGTTGATGACAAAGACGGCCCCGGTCCATTGATCATTGAAAGGGTAGACCGCATTCGCCCCAAACATCAGGTAGGGTGAATAATCTGCGATCCAGGCTCGCGTGTAGTTGGCATTGTCTTTGGCATAGAGTGATTCGTAGCCGATGAGACTGTTGAAAAGTCCGGCCTGGAGGGTTAGCCCGTTCCCCATCGGCGCCAAGTAAGAGACGTTGGCGCGCCCAAAATGACGCAAGGCGTCGGAGTCCTGCACCTGGGGCAGATTGACTCCGAACCCGAAGCTCTTCGCATCCTGCCCCCCATGCACGAGCAGTTCGGTGCCCCAGCGCGATTGTTCGGATGCATCTTTACGGACATAGACGCCCGCCATATTGAGATCGAGTTCATTGACGCGAGGCGTGGTCGCGCGATTTCGGAACTGATGGTTCTCTGGAAAATTGAAGTCAAGGGAGTAACCCAGATCGACAAATCCGCCGTAATGCCAGAGCGGCGATGTCACAGCATCCGCGACGGTGGTGTTCCGTAACGACCAGTCTACGACGACAGCCGGCCGGCCTGGCTCGTGCAGGATCGGGCCGATGGGTTCCTCGCCCATGGCGGGAGTCGCGGCCGCCGACATCGCGAGCAACAGGATTTGCTTGAACCAAGAGCGGGTTTGTCGAGAATGACTCTTGGAGGCGTCCGCGCGCCCGGTTTGGCCACCCATGAGGTCGGCGGCTTCTCGCCCGCCACCGACACCCCCAGACTGAACGGACATGATCCTGTGTCGATCGCCGTTTCGAATGGTCGCAATGATCATGATTCACATGAGGGCGACCAGGCTCAGGAGCAAACCGATTGCGATCATCGTCATGCTATTCCCGCATCACGGACTGCGGCTTCTGCGAGCTGCCGCTTCCCGGCGACCTATCGCCTACGAATGTACCAAGGCGTCTATCAGAATGGTATTAAACCGGATACCTCTTGTATAAAAACGGTGTCAAATTGCCGGTGGCGTCTGGGCGCTCATCCTCGTCCGATGGTGGAAAATCGTCACGAATGTTCATACAAGATATTTACGGCGTGAGCGGCCCAGGCTGTGTTAGAAGGATGCCCGTGAAGCAAAAACTGTTACAGATTAACGACAGATGGGGCATTGGGTTTATCCAGGCGGGCATGGTGTTACCTGTTGTCTGCTGGTTCGTTTTTGGAGGGAGTGTAGCGGCACAGGACAGTCACTCGGAGAGGTCTTTCAGTTCAGTGCCAAACGAAGCCACTGTGCCAGATAGATGGTATTACGGGGCGTATTTCGATCTCAGTTATCCGCTGAATTTAAATTTTCCCGAAAATCACCTGTGGCGAAACCGCTCAACCGTGCCTCGGACCAACGAATTGGCCCCCGACATGGCACTCGCTTACGTACAAAAAAAGATTACGGCCCCATTAAACTCAACCACTTCCGCGACTGATAGGTCTCGATGGGGGGCGGAACTCGCTGTCCAGGCCGGATACGACACCAAGGATTTCGCCTTCCTCCCGGGAGAGCCGAAAATCTCCGGTGCGGACACGCTCCGTCACATAGGCCTGGCCAATGTTTCCTATTTGGCACCGGTTGGAAGCGGGTTGGCCCTGCAGGCAGGCCTGTTCAACAGCCTCCTCGGCTACGAATCACTCTATGCCAAAGACAATATCAACTACACGCGCGCCTGGCAGGCCGACTATAGTCCCTACCTCATGTTCGGCCTGAATGCCCGGTACCATTTGAACGAGCGCGTCGAAGTGGCCGCTTACATAATCAACGGATACGCGCACCTCGCGCGCCCAAACGACGCGCCGAGCTATGGCATGCAGGTCGTCTATAAGCCCGGCTGGGGCCTGAATGTCGCCCACACCGTCTATGCGGGGCCAGACCAGTCGGATACTGCTCTGCAATTTTGGCGCTACTATCTCAACAACATCGTGACCTGGGAGCGCGACGATATTCTGCTGGCATTGTCGTATGACGCGGGGACTGAAAATATTGCCGGCCGGCCCGGGAACCCACGCGCGTTTGTGATGGCAGGAAACATCACGGCCCGATGGCGGTTTGCTCCTCGGTGGTATGTGGCCGTGAGACCGGAATTGTACTGGGACCGAAACGGACGCTGGACGGGAAGCGAACAGTTTGTGAAAGCCATGACCGTGACACTCGACTTCGCCCCATTTGTGTACGATCGACAAAGACTGCTGCGTAATTGGCACGCGCGGTTGGAATATCGCTGGGACGACTCGACGGGAGTGGATGGAGGCTTTTACAAGGGAGGTGACATTTCGCCCGGCGTCCCGCAGTTGGCCCCTTCCCAGCAACTGTTGATCCTGGCTTTACTGTGGACGTTTGATTGGCCGTAGGGCCCGATCTTACCCGAGCCGCTTGGACTGTTGAATCAAGAGCCACGCCGCCCACACGAGAGCGCCGACCATCAACGCCGTCCCCATCCGGTGCGCGATAGTCGCCACCAGATGGTCATACTGGAGCCAGCCCACCGTTCGCAGTATGTATTCCCAGTCGTGATAATCCTCGACGTCCTTTCCGGTCACGCCACCGATCAGCACCAAATCGAGCGCCCTCGCATCATCGATGTACGGCGCCAGATCCAGCAGACTTTCTCCACACCACCACAGGGAGACAGAGGCCCCAAATGGATTCCGTTGTTGGATAAGAAACGCACCCACGCAGATTAGGGGCATCATAAGCTGGCCGAGGCTTCCCCCTATCACCTGCAGGAATCGCCCGAGCGGAGTAAAAAAGATGTGCCCGGCTTCGTGAAAGGGCAGATTGATCAGATGCATGAACGATTCGCCGACGTAGTTCGAGGCAATGGACGCCGACATTAACTTCCAGCCCCAAACAAGGAGAACAACAAAGGCGACTGCCCGGCCGCCAAGCACGACAGGACTCGTGGACTCGTCGACCGCGAATGCCAGGCGTTTCAAGTCCAACCACAGACCGCCGATCCAGCCGGTTCGGTCCGGCACCTGTAACGCAACTGCATGGACCGTAGGCGCACTCGGACGGGGCAGGGGCTTGTACTTGGCAAAGATGATCCCGCATTGTCTGCACTCGTCACTCAACTGATCGCGTTCAGCGCGACAAATAGGGCAAAACAATGTGGATGCCTGGAGGTCTGACATGGCGTCTCCCATGCATACCACCTCCGGGCCCGATCACAGTAGCGAAACCGCGTTTCGGAGCGTGAGCCAGCACGACACCGGCACGATCCCGCGTGCCTCATGCATCCGCGCTCACGCTCGTTGGGACCGGTGGGGCGGCTGTGTGAGATTCAACGGCTGTGTGGAGGTGGACACTGGTCGACGATTGCCGAGGAGCCAACGGGGGCAGAGATGCAACTCCGCGCTGGCCTGACCTATGGAGCCAGAACGCACCAGAGACGGCGCATGCCGGACTTCTGATCGGTCACCGATTGGCCAGTGAGAAAACTCTGCTGCCACGCGACGATGTCGTCGGTAGGATGCGGGGTCGAGGTCCAAAAAATTTCCGATCGGATGCCGACGAACGGATGTCCAGCCGGCAAAGATGGATCATTTTGTTCAAGGTCGACCAGCGTCCTGATTTCGTCAATCGTCGGCGGGCGCCAGCCCTTTTGACCACCGACTTCCTTCGTGGCGCAACGTTCCAAGGATCGGCTCCATACGTCGTGTTCCCGGTCCGGCTCGCGTTCCCATACGAGGCCCGTCCGAGCGTCACGGACGGCTTCTCCATTGTGCATAAGCGTAAAGCGGTCCGCAGCGAAGGTCGGCGGGAACACTCCCGTCACCAGCGCTCCCACCACCAGCGCGCGACCGAATCGGTTCATATCGAATCGTCCTCCAGGAGCTAGCCGATTGAGAAGGGAATGGGTGCAAAGGATAGGACGAAGATCGCAAGGGCGGCCCACCCGATCCAGACACGTGTGCGGCCGAGTTCCTGGTGCGGATCGATGATGGGCGGATGGGACACGCCAAGCAGGCTGGCCATCCCGACCCACAAGAACCACCCCGGCCAGCCGATAAAGCCCAAGACCAACAGAATCGGGACGGCGATCAGCGCGATGCCCCGCTGTCGCCGGCCCCACAGCGCATACGCGACGTGCCCGCCATCGAGCTGTCCGATGGGAAGCAGGTTCAGCGATGTGACGAAGAGTCCGAACCAGGCGGCAAACGCGATTGGGTGAAGCAGGACGTCGGCTCGTTCCGGTATTGGACCGATCACCAGCCATGACATGAATTGGAGCAGCAGCGGTTCGCCCAATTGCAGACCGTAGCTGCTCCCGCGTGAAGTCACCGTGGAGAGCGCAAGGCCGACTGCCATGGCTACGACCGCCACGACGAACCCGGCAATGGGGCCAGCCACTCCGATATCGAACAACGCCTTACGATTTAATATGGGGCGCATGCGGATGATTGCGCCAAACGTCCCAATGAAATGGGGTGGTCCAGGGATAAAGAGCGGGAAAGTGGCCGGCACCTTATGTATCCGTGAGAGTAGGAAATGACCAAACTCGTGGGTCACGAGGATCAGCAGCAGGGTCGCCGCGAACGGAATCCCCCGCAGTAGGGCCCACAGATCTTGGGCCAAGAAATCCAACGGCCCCAGTCTTGGATTCGTACTGGTTTGATAGGCTCCCGCCCATAAGGTTGTAAAGACAGTCAGGGCAAAGAGACAGAGCGGGAGGAGCACCCCTGGTCGCGGCGGATCGTCGTCAAGTATCTCCGATGTCGTATCCGTTTCAGGGAGCGACGGAAGGCGGGCTGCGGTATCAGACCAAGCCACCTCGTCCGGTGTTCCATGTCTGGGATCGATCGGGCTCCACGATGCCATCGGGAATACTCACGTTGCCCCGAAGGGATTATATATGCGCTCCTCCCGTACGCTTGTGCTGGGTCCATGCCCGGGGAAGAGCACCGTCTCCTCAGGTAACGTTAACACGCGCTTTCGAACCGATTCCAGATGAGTTCCATAGAGCGTCGTCGGATTGGATCCGCCGATCGAGCCGGCAAACACGGTGTCTCCGACGAAACAGACGGGACCTTCGTGCTGCATGATCCGATAGCAGATGCCCCCCGGCGTGTGGCCGGGAGTCGTGATACATTCGACGGACAAGCGCCCGACAGAAAGACGCTGGCCATCTCGAGGAACGGTCAGGACATCTTCCGGTGGATGCCACTTCATCAAAGGAACGTCGCCCGTCCCCAGGTAGACCGGCACGTGCGCCGCGGCCAATAAGCGATCCAGGCCGCCGGAATGATCGTCGTGACCATGGGTCAGGCAAATGCCGACCAATCTCACCTTGAGGCGATCGAGCAAGGCCAACATCGCCTCCGCATTGTACCCCGTGTCGACCAGTACGGCCTCACCCTGGTCGTGCACCACGTAGCCCTTGACCTCGTACCCACCGATATCGCCGCGCACGGTTTCGATGCCGGATATCACCGGGGTCGGCGCAGGCATCCAGTGTTCGAGGGCAATCGCGACAAGCGGCTCGCCCTTGAGGTGCAACGCCTGACTCACCGACGCGAGGGTCGTACGGTTCGGGTTCGTCCCGCGCTCGATGGCGCTCAGTTCGGACTCAGGAACTCCGCTCTTGGCCGCAAGCTGCTCGAGGCTCATGCCTTGCCCGCGACGGGATTTTTTCAGAATGTCCGACAGTTCATCTTCAAGTGGCATAGACCCTCATCGAAGCTCTTGTCGCTCATGGCTCGGCCGGTCGGCCCGATGCATTCCCGGTGTGCCATGCGGCAATCATGGCCGGATCGAGATCCACCAGGGCGACTCGCTGAAGTGCGCACCCCGCGAACGACTTGATCGCTTGAATCATCTGGTGAGCTGCATCGTGGACATCGACACCGCCGACACCTGTGCCCAGGCCTGGAAGTGCAATCGATACAAACCCCCGCTCATCGGCCAGCGCCAGGGCCGCTCGTGTTGCCTTTCCTACATTCTCGGCGGGTATGCGCATGCCCGGCTCCGGCATCGTCGGCGCATGGATGATACCCTTGAACTTCGTGTGGCCGCCGGACGTGAGCACGGCCTGTCCAACTGGAATCGGTGCCTGCCGCATCGCCTCTTCCTCAACAGCTGCACCGGCCGCACGTTTGATCACTCCGGCGACCCCGCCGCCCATGATCCCATGACTATTCGCCGCGTTCACAATCACGTCGGCTGACGCCTGGAGAATGCTACCCTCGATCACTTCGACCTGCATAGAATGACTCCGCAAGACACCTGGTCACCGAGCGAAACGAGTTATGCGTCTGGTTGCCTTGCTTCAACCTTCCGGCGGCAATTTGATCTCCTGTACGTCACCGAAGCTTGCCAGCGCCTTGGCCAGCCCGTTCGGGGATCCCACCGCCAACACGCACAATCGCTCTGGATGCAGATGCTCACGGGCAACCCTCAACAGGTCGTCCTTCGACAGGCGAACGACCTTGTCGCGCAGTTGTTGCAGCCAGTTCCTTGGGAGTCCGTCATACTCCAGATCGATCATCCGGCCGACAATACTCGATGAATGCGCAAACGAAAACACGAACGCGTTGACAAAAGAGTCCTTGGCCTCGGCGAGTTCAGCGTCGGTGACCGGCTCGGAACGCACCTGCTCGACATTGGCGAGGAATCGGCCGACCACCTCCTCTGCCGAGGCCAACTTGGTTTCGGCCCGCATCGACCAGAGTCCTCGCTCACGGACGTTGGCTTGCAACCGGCTTCCCACCGAGTACGCCAGCCCGCGATTGGTCCGGACGTCCTTAAACAGACGGCTCCGAAAGCCACCTCCCCCGAGAATGTCGTTCAGGATGGCCAGGGCCGGATAGTCGGGATCGGTCTCCTTGATCGTCAGTTCTCCCACCCGCAGGTGTGCCTGGGACGTTTCCTTGCCGACGAAGCGTACCGCCAGCTTGGCATTGCCCGCGTCGTCTGCCGGCACAGGCGGGGCCACGAATGTCGACACCTCCCCTCGTTGCCAGTCGCCGAAGGTGTCGCGGATTAACTGGATCAACGCCTTTTTGTCGAAATCCCCGCTCACGCCCATGATGATGCCGTTCGGGTGGATATGCGTACGATGGAACGCGACGACGTCGTCGCGCGTGATACGCTTGACCGTCTCCACGGTCGACTCGCGCGCATACGGATGATCGGGACCGTAAATCAGCTTCGTGAATTCACGCGAAGCGATCGCACCCGGATGGTCTTGCCGGCGCCGGATTGCTTCCAACGCCTGTAAACGCAGCAATTCGAGTCGGTCGGTTTCAAACGCCGGGCTGCGCAAGAGGTCGGCGAAAATTCGGATCCCTGTTGAAAGGTCCTTTTTCAGAACATCCAAACTGGCGGTTCCCGATTCATCGCCGATTCCAAACGAGACCGATGCCGCAATGTGTTCCAGCGCTTCATCGATGTCCTTCGCCGGCATCATGGCCGACCCACCGTCTCGCATGAGCTGGCCCGTCACTTCGGCTAACCCTGTCTTGTCGAGCGGGTCCAGCCATGCTCCCACCCGCATCATGGCCCCCAGGTGCACCAACGGTAGTTCGTGATCTTCGAGCAGATACACGACGAGACCGTTGTCCAATTCGAGGCGTTCGGCATCGGGCGGTGCAAAGGTCACGGGACTGAATGTCATGGACCGCGGGTCTGGCAAGCTCGCCGTGGCTGACCAGACAGGACCGGCCGCTATCCACCCAACGAGACACAAGACGCACGTCAGCCAGACGCACTGTGCGGCAGACGGTGCCAATCCAGCCCTCTCGTACTCCCACCGCCGTCGCTTCATGGTCTCCCCTCCTCCCGTCCCGCATCGGTCGTCAGCGCCATCTTGTTTTGGTCCGCTCGCTTTACCAGGGTGACCACCG harbors:
- a CDS encoding peptidase M16 gives rise to the protein MKRRRWEYERAGLAPSAAQCVWLTCVLCLVGWIAAGPVWSATASLPDPRSMTFSPVTFAPPDAERLELDNGLVVYLLEDHELPLVHLGAMMRVGAWLDPLDKTGLAEVTGQLMRDGGSAMMPAKDIDEALEHIAASVSFGIGDESGTASLDVLKKDLSTGIRIFADLLRSPAFETDRLELLRLQALEAIRRRQDHPGAIASREFTKLIYGPDHPYARESTVETVKRITRDDVVAFHRTHIHPNGIIMGVSGDFDKKALIQLIRDTFGDWQRGEVSTFVAPPVPADDAGNAKLAVRFVGKETSQAHLRVGELTIKETDPDYPALAILNDILGGGGFRSRLFKDVRTNRGLAYSVGSRLQANVRERGLWSMRAETKLASAEEVVGRFLANVEQVRSEPVTDAELAEAKDSFVNAFVFSFAHSSSIVGRMIDLEYDGLPRNWLQQLRDKVVRLSKDDLLRVAREHLHPERLCVLAVGSPNGLAKALASFGDVQEIKLPPEG
- a CDS encoding SET domain-containing protein-lysine N-methyltransferase: MTTDDGLYVAKGVKGFGVYAARTIRRGDEILTFSGPLIDFQGTIQLGEREGDALQIRPDLYVHLTQPGSLVNHSCAPNAGIVNDFHLIALGPIRPHEEICYDYSTSMADGHWTMVCLCGEPTCRGRVLDFHTLPETLRQAYLQRGVVQTYLVRASQAIPEFPTSTLTLSSSYSTSIEAK
- a CDS encoding metalloprotease codes for the protein MLLPLCLFALTVFTTLWAGAYQTSTNPRLGPLDFLAQDLWALLRGIPFAATLLLILVTHEFGHFLLSRIHKVPATFPLFIPGPPHFIGTFGAIIRMRPILNRKALFDIGVAGPIAGFVVAVVAMAVGLALSTVTSRGSSYGLQLGEPLLLQFMSWLVIGPIPERADVLLHPIAFAAWFGLFVTSLNLLPIGQLDGGHVAYALWGRRQRGIALIAVPILLVLGFIGWPGWFLWVGMASLLGVSHPPIIDPHQELGRTRVWIGWAALAIFVLSFAPIPFSIG
- a CDS encoding 3-hydroxyisobutyrate dehydrogenase, which codes for MTKSTAEIGAQLGWIGTGVMGTSMCSHLIAQGHRVMIHSRTKEKARPLLDRGAAWANDPAEVVDQCHIVFTMLGFPEDVRAVYFGEQGVLRAVRKGAILVDMTTTSPRLAQEIAHAARTKEAVALDAPVSGGDIGAKRATLSIMVGGEADAFGAVMPLLKAMGSRIIHQGGPGAGQHTKLCNQIVIASTMVGVCEGLLYGARAGLDLVQMLESIRGGAAACWTLEHLAPRILERNFDPGFFVDHFVKDMGLVLEETARSDLQLPGLALVHHLYQFVQRLGHGRKGTHALMLALEQLSDHPPHRLDS